A region of the Thermogladius calderae 1633 genome:
GAAGTTGGTGACCACGAAACTACCCTGTCTTACGAGCGTCCTCGCTATCAAGTGCTCGGCGGCCCGGCCCTGGTGGACCGGTAGTGTGTACTTGAAGCCGAGCACTTCCTCCACCGCCCTCGCAAGCTCCTCGTAGGTGTTGCTACCGGCGTACGCGTCTTGGGCACTTACCATGCCGGCCAGCTGCTCAACGGTCATAGCGTTAACTCCGCTGTCTGTCAACATGTCTAGGAACACGTCGTCGGCTTTCAGTAAGAAGGTGTTAAACCCTGCTTCTCTAATAGCGAGCAGTCTTTCTTCCAAGGATGGGAACCTAATCTTCTCTACGACGCGTACTCTGAACCCTTCTACCCGAATGTAACCCCCGTTCCTCGATCTTACCTGTATAAATACGCATCACCGAAATATGGTACACTATTATGTTTGAGTATATAACTGTTACGCTACATATGGGGGAGGCAAGCCCTACGCGCTAAAGACGTCTTCCGGCGTTGGTAGCTCCTTCCTCACTTTCTCGAGTAACCTCAAGTAGTACCCAAGGTCTATGTCCTCGGCGCCGGCCTCCTCGTCGTAGACGGCGAGACCACTCTTCAGCGCGATTAACTGGTGTGCCGCGCCGTCTCCTTCCAGGACGTACCTGGGCGGCCTCTTGTAGGAGCCTCTCGCACGCCTAGACCTAGTCATGAGGAGGAGCCTAACGTCGACGTTCTCTAACAGCCTCCTCTCATAGTCCTTCACGACGTCGTAGGCGGCGCTAAGAGCCTCGGCCATGCTCGAGGGGTCTCTCGCCTCGGTCAACTTACTGAACGCTTCAAGCTCTGCCTGTCTCACGATCTCGGGGGTATCCCTCCTGACGGCTAGTACACCCTTTATCTTCAAGCCCCCCTCGTGGAGTAACCCGTAGTACCTGTTGGCTACGCCCCTGCTACCGTTTAGTTCTCTGGGGAGGTACAGCCACACGTAGTAGGCCTCTACCTTAGTCTTGTAACCAGTAGCCCTCTCTATGGCCGTGGCCAGCTCCGCGCAGTACTCCGCGTCGGCTACACCACCTATGAACAGGCTGTCTACAATGGCGTGCACTACTTTGTAGCCCCTCTTGGCGACTTCCTCCGAGGCTCTCTTCATTATCTCTCTACTCGTAGCCGTGACAGCTTCGTGCGCCATTATAGAGCCGAACAAGCTGTTCCTGTAGCCTAGATAGCCGAAGCTGGCCACAAGAAGCCACTTAACAGCACTCCTCCTTTCATAGTACAGTTCGTCGCCTGTAGCCTCGTAGAGCTGCTCGTAGAGCTCTTTCAGCTCTAGCAGTCTCTCCAGGCTCATAGGAACGACCCCTCTCCTGTCCACGCATACCTCTTTGGCGGCGTAGTCTAGGCTTATTCTGCTACCGCAACCAGGGTCGTTCACAGTCTCGCCCGAGATGTTCAGTTTGGCAATAATAGACGGGTAGAGACTCTTGAAATCGACCTGGCACACCCCCCAGTAAAGGCCCGGCCTAGGCTTAAACACCACGCCTCCGCGGTCGAGTAACATCAGGTCTGTTATCCGCCTAAAATACTCCGGCCTAGAGTGGTCTTTCCTGACAATGTACCTCAAGTCTCTAGACACGAGCACCTCGATGGTAGTGAGCAGTCTACCTATCGTAACGT
Encoded here:
- a CDS encoding DNA polymerase domain-containing protein, translating into MKVNSVSECNNKERGLWILDARPSPSGGVVLELFDESSGVVRELPVGLRFYGYIEAPDPYAVSRELVYEGIVENAWVEEWFTPPYYRDREEIVVFSVKSLHELRRITSTAEKRGLRPVNKYPHPLVESLYKRGVRPLTRVCETSKGFTTAWRPSERDPGLRSLVVDVRNGAYLIGGKTPVKFHTVRDLAVYIAEYQPLLVFTEPSVYLRLVSTYPEVNKSVGKWVLGGAFSPHEYFEWSRLSFTPLSLMNNVTIGRLLTTIEVLVSRDLRYIVRKDHSRPEYFRRITDLMLLDRGGVVFKPRPGLYWGVCQVDFKSLYPSIIAKLNISGETVNDPGCGSRISLDYAAKEVCVDRRGVVPMSLERLLELKELYEQLYEATGDELYYERRSAVKWLLVASFGYLGYRNSLFGSIMAHEAVTATSREIMKRASEEVAKRGYKVVHAIVDSLFIGGVADAEYCAELATAIERATGYKTKVEAYYVWLYLPRELNGSRGVANRYYGLLHEGGLKIKGVLAVRRDTPEIVRQAELEAFSKLTEARDPSSMAEALSAAYDVVKDYERRLLENVDVRLLLMTRSRRARGSYKRPPRYVLEGDGAAHQLIALKSGLAVYDEEAGAEDIDLGYYLRLLEKVRKELPTPEDVFSA